The window AGGCGATCTGCTCGAACGCCGGGTACGCGAACGCGTCGAACTGCATCTCGACCACCGGGCGCAGCCCGGACATGGCCATGCCGACGGCGAAGCCGACGATGCCGGCCTCGGCGAGCGGCGTGTCGAAGCAGCGCTTGTCGCCGAAGCGGGCCTGGAGGCCGTCGGTGATCCGGAAGACGCCGCCGAGCGCGCCGACGTCCTCGCCGAAGACGACCACCCGGTCGTCGTCGAGCATCGCGTCGGCGAGCGCGGCGTTGAGCGCCTTCGCCATGGTCAGGGCGGCCATCAGCGCTCACCCTCCTCGTCCTGGGCGGCGGCCAGCTCGGCGCGGACCTGCTCGCGCTGCTCGACCAGTTGCGGGGTGGGCTCGGCGTAGACGTGGTCGAAGAGGCTCATCGGGTCGACCGTCGGCTGCGCGTTCATGCGGGTGCGCAGGTCGGCGGCGTACGCCTCGGCCTCCTCGGCGACCGCGGCGACGGCGGCGTCGTCGAGCGCGCCCCGGGCCCGCAGGTACGTCTCCAGCCGGGCCACCGGGTCCCGGTCCCGCCACGCCTCGACCTCGGCGCCGTCGCGGTAGCGGCTCGCGTCGTCGGCGTTGGTGTGCGCCTCCATCCGGTAGGTGTGCGCCTCGACCAGGAACGGGCCCTTGCCGGAACGGGCGTGCTCCACCGCGCGGGTGAGCACCGCGAGCACGGCCACCGGGTCGTTGCCGTCGACCTGTTCGCTGGGCACGCCGTAGCCCACGCCCTTGTACGCCAGCGACGGCGCGGCGGTCTGCCGCGACAGCGGGACGCTGATGGCGTACCGGTTGTTCTGCACGAAGTAGACGACGGGGGCCTTGAACACGGCGGCGAAGTTGACGCCCTCGTGGAAGTCGCCCTCGCTGGTCGCCCCGTCACCGATGAACGCCAGCGCGACGGTGTCGCGCCCCTGGTACGCCTCGCCGTAGGCCAGCCCGGCGGCGTGCACGCACTGGGTCGCCAGCGGGGTGCACTGCGGGGCGGTGTGCCGCTCGGCGGGGTCGTAGCCGCAGTGCCAGTCCCCGCGCAGCAGGGTCAGCACCTCGACCGGATCGATGCCGCGGGAGACCAGGGCCATCGACTCGCGGTAGGTCGGGAAGACCCAGTCCGTGTCGCGCAGGGCGAGGACGGCGCCGACCTGGCAGGCCTCCTGCCCGCGCGAGGACGGGTAGACGGCCAGCCGGCCCTGCTTGGTCAGGGCGGTGGCCTGGACGTCGAAGCGGCGGCCGACGACCATCCGCCGGTGCATCTCGACGAGCGCCTCGACGGGCGGCTCGGGGTAATCGGCGGGGGCGCGCAGTGGCGTGCCGGTGGGGTCGAGCAGGCGGACGGGCTCGGTGGCCGGGAGCAGCGGCTTGGCCGGGTCGGGCGCGGTGGCCTTCCGACGGCTGCGCGGGGATGCCCTGCGGACCGCCTCGGGTGTGGTCGTCACGGCGGGACCTCCTGGACGTGTGGTGGGCCTATGCTCCTGCTGTCGGATGATTGACTCAAGATCCAGGACAAACGCGGGACGGATGGCATGGGACAGGCGGCGAGATGAGCCAGGAGTCCGGGGGCGCAGCGGAGCCGGTGGCCGGAACGGGACGTTCGGCGCGACCGTTGGACGACGTCGACCGGCGGATCCTCGACGAGCTGGTCCGCGACGGCCGCACGTCGGTGCGTACGCTCGCCGAGCGCATCCACATCTCCCGCACCAACGCGTACGCCCGGGTCGAGCGGCTGCTGCGCGACGGGGTGATCACCGGCTTCCGGGCCCAGGTCGCGCCCGAGGCAGCGGGGCTGGGCACCTCGGCGTACATCGCGTTGAAGATCGAGCAGAACACCTGGCGCGAGGTGTCGGCGGAGCTGGCCCGGGTGCGCTACATCGAGCACGCCGCCCTGCTCGGCGGCGACCACGACGTGCTGGCCCTGGTCCGGGCGCCGGACAACGCCACCCTGCGCGACGTGGTGCTGGGCCGGGTGCAGAGCATCTCCGGCGTACTCTCCACCCGCACCTGGCTGGTCTTCGAGGAGTTCGACGGCGAACGCAGCCCGTGGGAGTGAACGGGCGCAGCGGTCTGCCCGCTCAGCGCTCCGGTGGGGCCTCCAGCCCCTCCCGGTCGGCCAACTCCAGCAGCGGTTCCAGGGAGAACCGCCGGTCGTCGAGGCCGGCGTGCGGGTCGCCGCGCTCGGCGAACCGGGCGGGCATCGTGGTCACGGCGAAGTCCTCCGGCCGGGCGTCGTCCAGCTCCGACCAGTCCAGCGGCGCGGAGACCAGCGCCTGCGGGGTGGGACGGATCGAGTACGCCGAGGCCATCGTGTGGTCCCGGGACATCTGGTTGTAGTCGACGAAGACCGGCCGGTCCCGCTGCTCCCGCCACCACGTGGTGGTGACCAGTTCCGGCAGCCGGCGTTGCATCTCCCGGCCCAGCGCCAGCACCGCCCGCCGGCAGTCGCCGAAGCTCCACCGGGGCTCGATGGAGAGGTAGACGTGCAGGCCCCGCCCGCCGGTGGTCTTCGGGTAGCCGGTCAACCCCAGCTCGGTCAGGAACGCGTGCACCTCGTGGGCCACCGGCACCACCTGGTCGAAGCCCACCCCCGGCATCGGGTCCAGGTCGATGCGCAGCTGGTCGGGCCGCTCCACGTCGGCGGCGGAGACCGGCCACGGGTGGAACCGCAGCGTGCCGAGGTTGGCCGCCCAGATCACCACCGCCAGCTCGCTCGGCGCGACCTCGTCGGCCGTACGCCCGCTCGGGAAGGTGATGTGGGCGGTGCGGACCCACTCGGGCGCTCCCGCCGGCAGCCGCTTCTGATAGAAGGCGTCGCCCCGGTTGTCCTGCCGGGTGCCGATCTTCGCCCCCTCGAACACGCCGCGTGGCCACCGCTCAAGCATGGTCGGGCGGTCCCGCAGGGCGCGCAGGACGCCGTCGCCGACGGCGAGGAAGTAGGACACCACGTCCCGCTTGGTCAGCCCGAGTTCCGGGAAGTACGGCTTGTCGGGGCTGGAGACGCGCACCAGCCGCTCCCCCACCTGGATCTCCTCGGCCGGCGTCGCCACGCCTGACACCGTAACCCGCCCGGCCGGCCGGCACGGGCCCGCGCGCCGACACCTCGGCCGGCACATCCCGGCACGGCCCTGCGTGCCGACACCTCGGCCGGCGGCCGGCACGAGATGGCGCGCTCCGGGCGGCCGTCCGCGCGGCGGCCGGGCGGGCAGTCTCCGGCCGCCCGGCCGCCGGCGGTCGAACTCAGCTCATCTCCTCCTGGAGGCGCGCCAGGAGCATCTTCTTGCCCTGTTCGCCCGCCTTGCGGTTGTTCTCCTGGATCTTCCGGAACCAGGTGGCCAGTTCCGTGTCGCCCCGCGCGTCGGCGTCGGCGACGTAGTTCTCCAGCTGCCAGATGTGCTGCAACGACATCTGCAGCGCGTGGATCAGGTCGTAGTTCTGGTCCTTCACCGGGCTCGCCGGCTCCCTGACCATGGTGGCCACGGCGCACCTCCCCGTCTCGGTGATCGGTGGAGGCAGCGCTTACCCGACCCGGCCCCGATCACGCCCCGGGCGCCGGGCGCACCGCCCCCGGCGGGCCGGGTCGGGCCGGAACGGGACGCCAGTGGACGGCTCCGTCGGCCGTCGGCCGTCGGCCGTCGTACCGGTGGGTTACGGTTCGTCGACCATCGGTGACCGGCACGGGGAGAGAGATCGTGGGCGAGCCTGACGGACCACTGACGACGGCGACGTACGTGCTGATTCCCCCCGCGGGCAGCCGGCCCTGGTACTGGCACCTGCTGGCCGAGCAGTTGCGGGACCGGGGGCACGACGTGGTGGCGGTCGACCTGCCGTGCGCCGACGACTCGGCGGGGCTGGCGGAATACACCGACGCCGCCGTCCGGGCCATCGGGGACCGCACGGACCTGGTCGTCGTGGCCCAGTCGTTCGGCGCGTTCACCGGTCCGCTGCTGTGCGACCGGGTCCAGGCGGACCTGCTCGTGCTGCTGACCCCGATGGTGCCCGCCCCCGGCGAGTCGCCGGCCGAGTGGTGGGGCAACACCGGCTACGCGCAGGCCAGGCGGATCCAGGCGGAACGCGAGGGCTGGACGCCGGAGCAGGACGAGGACCCGAACGTCATCTTCTTCCACGAGCTGCCGCCCCGGCTCGTCGAGGAGGCCACGGCGCACGCCCGGGACCAGTCGGGCACGCCGTTCGAGAAGCCCTGGCCGCTCGCCGCCTGGCCGGACGTGCCGACCCGGGCGCTGCTCTGCCGGGGCGACCGCTTCTTCCCG is drawn from Micromonospora sp. NBC_01740 and contains these coding sequences:
- the pdhA gene encoding pyruvate dehydrogenase (acetyl-transferring) E1 component subunit alpha produces the protein MTTTPEAVRRASPRSRRKATAPDPAKPLLPATEPVRLLDPTGTPLRAPADYPEPPVEALVEMHRRMVVGRRFDVQATALTKQGRLAVYPSSRGQEACQVGAVLALRDTDWVFPTYRESMALVSRGIDPVEVLTLLRGDWHCGYDPAERHTAPQCTPLATQCVHAAGLAYGEAYQGRDTVALAFIGDGATSEGDFHEGVNFAAVFKAPVVYFVQNNRYAISVPLSRQTAAPSLAYKGVGYGVPSEQVDGNDPVAVLAVLTRAVEHARSGKGPFLVEAHTYRMEAHTNADDASRYRDGAEVEAWRDRDPVARLETYLRARGALDDAAVAAVAEEAEAYAADLRTRMNAQPTVDPMSLFDHVYAEPTPQLVEQREQVRAELAAAQDEEGER
- a CDS encoding Lrp/AsnC family transcriptional regulator codes for the protein MSQESGGAAEPVAGTGRSARPLDDVDRRILDELVRDGRTSVRTLAERIHISRTNAYARVERLLRDGVITGFRAQVAPEAAGLGTSAYIALKIEQNTWREVSAELARVRYIEHAALLGGDHDVLALVRAPDNATLRDVVLGRVQSISGVLSTRTWLVFEEFDGERSPWE
- a CDS encoding DNA polymerase domain-containing protein — translated: MATPAEEIQVGERLVRVSSPDKPYFPELGLTKRDVVSYFLAVGDGVLRALRDRPTMLERWPRGVFEGAKIGTRQDNRGDAFYQKRLPAGAPEWVRTAHITFPSGRTADEVAPSELAVVIWAANLGTLRFHPWPVSAADVERPDQLRIDLDPMPGVGFDQVVPVAHEVHAFLTELGLTGYPKTTGGRGLHVYLSIEPRWSFGDCRRAVLALGREMQRRLPELVTTTWWREQRDRPVFVDYNQMSRDHTMASAYSIRPTPQALVSAPLDWSELDDARPEDFAVTTMPARFAERGDPHAGLDDRRFSLEPLLELADREGLEAPPER
- a CDS encoding alpha/beta hydrolase, whose translation is MGEPDGPLTTATYVLIPPAGSRPWYWHLLAEQLRDRGHDVVAVDLPCADDSAGLAEYTDAAVRAIGDRTDLVVVAQSFGAFTGPLLCDRVQADLLVLLTPMVPAPGESPAEWWGNTGYAQARRIQAEREGWTPEQDEDPNVIFFHELPPRLVEEATAHARDQSGTPFEKPWPLAAWPDVPTRALLCRGDRFFPIDFLRGLVSERLGIAPDEMDGGHPVALSRPRELADRLEELRREARGVARPAQRG